A section of the Oryza sativa Japonica Group chromosome 1, ASM3414082v1 genome encodes:
- the LOC4324829 gene encoding nematode resistance protein-like HSPRO1 codes for MATPKLSPVSPVRPEDKQRASSSSSSGAVAAPLRVQDDTAVEEYEQYLRLPELARLWKDRCCPEWADEGLVKPALQALEITFRFISVALSDPRGYASRRELARRLEALAAREVELVAALCEGEQCPPLAELSASKGVLPRERSASEVWKIPGSAAAVVCQVSEASLLPRLAAWDKSETVAARIKYAIESQMQGCVFTLGLGEPNLAGKPVLEYDRVVRPHELHALKAKIAPEPKTGYRNKENEALFTIHQILESWLCAASQLLTRLNNRIEARNWEAAASDCWILERVWKLLADVEDLHLLMDPDDFLRLKSQLAIRAAPGSDASSCFRSRALLHVANATRDLKKRVPCVLGVEVDPNGGPRVQEAAMRLFHSRRRGEGEEAGKVELLQAFQAVEAAVRRFFFAYRQLVAAVMGTAESSTNRALFSPAEEMDPLAQMFLEPPYFPSLDAAKTFLADYWVRRMAGDGDSASSRRS; via the coding sequence ATGGCAACGCCCAAGCTGTCCCCTGTATCGCCGGTGCGGCCGGAAGATAAGCAGCGcgcgtcctcctcgtcgtcgtcgggggcgGTGGCTGCGCCTCTGAGGGTGCAGGACGATACGGCGGTCGAGGAGTACGAGCAGTACCTGCGGCTTCCGGAGCTCGCAAGGCTGTGGAAGGATAGGTGCTGTCCGGAGTGGGCCGACGAGGGCCTCGTCAAGCCGGCGCTGCAGGCGCTGGAGATCACCTTCCGCTTCATCTCCGTCGCGCTCTCCGACCCGCGGGGCTACGCCAGCCGCCGCGAGCTcgcgcggcggctggaggcgctCGCGGCAAGGGAGGTGGAGCTGGTGGCCGCGCTCTGCGAGGGCGAGCAGTGCCCGCCGCTGGCCGAGCTGAGCGCGTCCAAAGGCGTGCTCCCGCGGGAGCGGAGCGCGTCTGAGGTGTGGAAGATTCCCGGTAGCGCCGCCGCGGTGGTGTGCCAGGTCAGCGAGGCCAGCCTGCTCCCGCGGCTCGCCGCTTGGGACAAGTCCGAGACCGTGGCGGCCAGGATCAAGTACGCCATCGAGAGCCAGATGCAGGGCTGCGTGTTCACCCTCGGCCTCGGCGAGCCCAACCTCGCCGGCAAGCCGGTGCTCGAGTACGACCGCGTCGTGAGGCCGCACGAGCTGCACGCCCTCAAGGCGAAGATCGCGCCGGAGCCCAAGACCGGCTACCGCAACAAGGAGAACGAGGCGCTGTTCACTATCCACCAGATACTCGAGTCCTGGCTGTGCGCGGCCTCACAGCTTCTCACCCGCCTAAACAACCGGATCGAAGCAAGAAACTGGGAGGCCGCGGCGAGCGACTGCTGGATCCTGGAACGCGTCTGGAAGCTGCTCGCCGACGTCGAGGACCTGCACCTGCTGATGGACCCGGACGACTTCCTGCGGCTCAAGAGCCAGCTCGCAATACGGGCGGCACCGGGCTCCGACGCGTCCTCCTGCTTCCGCTCCAGGGCGCTGCTGCACGTCGCTAACGCCACGAGGGACCTCAAGAAGCGTGTGCCATGTGTGCTTGGCGTCGAGGTGGACCCCAACGGCGGGCCGAGGGTGCAGGAGGCAGCCATGAGGCTGTTCCacagccggcggcgcggcgagggcgaggaggccGGCAAGGTGGAGCTGCTGCAGGCGTTCCAggccgtggaggcggcggtgaggaggttCTTCTTCGCGTACCGGCAGCTCGTGGCGGCGGTGATGGGCACCGCGGAGTCGTCGACCAACCGCGCGCTGTTCTCGCCGGCGGAGGAGATGGACCCCCTGGCGCAGATGTTCCTCGAGCCGCCCTACTTCCCCAGCCTCGACGCCGCCAAGACGTTCTTGGCCGACTACTGGGTACGGCGGATGGCCGGTGACGGTGACTCTGCTTCGTCCAGGCGAAGCTGA